CTGGTAGAggcaataataataatcacaCGAAAGAGAAAATGCACGGCTAATTTGTGTTTAAGGCAGTCCAATAACATAGTGTTTAGGCTGAGGCAGGTTGTTGGTAACTAGGAAATTTGTAGAGCTGAACAAGTCAATGTCTATTCCACAATTTCTAGTGCCAAAAATGCAGTTTAGACTCAGTATTCAATTTCATGAATGTAAttatttgtcttcttcttttcagtTTCATGtctgcaaatatttttttaacttatttaCACTGCATCACACTTGGTCTCCCACCCTGGTTGAATTGCCTTCACAGTATGAACCAACATTATCTCCTTTGAATCATCTACAAGAGGGGTGATGCTCGATGCGTCGGATTCCCTCATTGTATCAGAATAGAAGTCCTAAATCCCGATTATTTTTAGTCATTTCAGTCAGAAAACACTGCAGAGATCTGCAAAACCAATAAGCCAAGAATTGCTCCATTTTTCAAACAATGATCTCAACACACTGCATGAAAAATATCACAGctgagaaaacaaaagaacagcTTCTATATGTGCTACTTAAGGGAGTTGTCCTTAAAATACTAGGACAACTCCACAGCGGATATACAAGGGATGACACAAAATTGAGTTCAATACTATCTAATCATGTGGAAATTAAAATACTTGGTATTcaacttttattaattattctaaCACATTCACGTGAGCCACATAGGTAAATAATTAAGCAACAAGCTAATTTGAGATAAGTTTAGACTAATATATACTTATTTAGCACGTCCATGTTATCATGGCCGACATGATTTATTTTAAGAGGCttacatttcttttctttttttttgttcaagtgATTGACATTataaactacttaaaacacgtcGTGTCAGtctattttaaattatgtgaaaaAACTTATCATGATAAAAATATTAGttgattttgaaattatgtgaaAAGTCATACCAGATTTCGTGATAAACAAGTTATAAGTTCTAAAACTTGggaattattttaaaaatggcATACAATTAGGtttatatgtgtatttttttctaagaatttatgtgtcaatttttttaaaaaagaaaaagaaaaaaaagtgagcCCAGACCAACTCGGCCCAAATACCCAATGGCCCAAAACAATTTCTACCAACTCGGCCCAAacaccctcttcttcttcatcttatTCTTTCTGAGCttcatactctctctctctctctctctctctgtgtggcTTTGAAGCTGAGCGAGCAAAGCAAGCGATGCAGGCCATAGCGAGGCGCGTGGGGCAGCAATCCCTCAAGCCCGCCTCGCCTTCAATCTCGTCCCTCAAGTCCATCTACCCACTCTCCGATCACTGTAAACATATTAAACACCATTTCCTCTGTTTTCTCTCTAGGGTTTTTGTGATCGTAATTGCTGCTAATTTGGGAATTTACGAGTTTGGTAGGTTATGGAGCTGATCATCCACGGTACGGATCTACTCTGGCCACCAAGGGTGTGGGCCACCTCGTTCGCAAGGGCACAGGTGGAAGATCGTCTGTTAGGTACGTAGAATATAATCGTCGttatcttttgtttggttgctcgGAAAAAATGAGGGAAAACGAGAGAAAATCGTGGTTGTGATTCTGAGTGATGTAGGAAATAGGAAATgaattcttctctctttcttggaGAATtcatttttgctcttttttcttgcattttcttgGTAACCAAACCAAGCGCAAGATTTTGTTTATGGGAATGTAAGTTGAGAAGAAAACTTTAGTTAAATTCACGAGAAGTAgaaattttcatttggtttcgATCAAAACTTTCAGTTTAGAAACTCCAGTAAATGGTTTAGTTTACAGTGCGCTTAATGCGATTGCTTATATGattttgagaagaagaagaatgctGTGTTTCGCAGTGGTATTATTGCTACAGTCTTTGGAGCTACAGGGTTCCTCGGTCGTTATCTTGTGCAACAACTTGGTGAGTTGAATGTACTGTTGCTCTTAGTTTGGATTGCATAGAACTTGCTTGAGtagcttttattttgtttttctttttctctttttggcacatttctgatttgaaaaattgaagTGTGTTGGACAGAACATGGGTTGTGCTGATGCTTTACTTTTGGTTCAGCCAAAATGGGAACCCAAGTGTTGGTCCCTTTCCGAGGTTCTGAGGATTCCCATCGTCATCTCAAGTTGATGGGGGATTTGGGACAGGTAGAGTAGTTGATAATGTTTTCTTCGTTCAAACTATAATTTGTGATGTTGAGTATTCATATATTAAGTCTACTACATTGCttgtttgtttcttattttgCCTACTCAGATTGTACCGATGAAGTACAATCCAAGAGATGAAGACTCGATTAAGGCTGTAATGGCGAAGGCTAATGTTGTTATCAATCtaattggtaattttttttttttttgttcttttcactTGTAGTTTTACGTGATAAAGCTTACAGTTAAAGCTTTCTCAAACTTGGATTGCTGTGAATGACCTCACATTAGTAACTATCGTTGTTGACAGGAAGAGAGTATGAGACAAGAAACTTCGGCTTTGAGGAAGTGAACCATTCAATGGCTGAACAACTTGCAATGGTAGGTTCCTGCTTGTATGTTGTATTTACATTACAGTTCCTATTCATTTGTAAAGCTATTGCTGCTCTACTTCTCCTCCATATTGGCTTGAGCAGGCATCATCAATAACAAGTGAGAAAAACTTTTTCATTGCAGTTCTATGCTTTCAACAAATTGAGTCATTACAAAAAGTACACAATCTGGGATACTTGAGAATATGCCTGAagaatgtcttttttttttttaggagtaaGAATTTCGTCTCCGTAAGACAGGGTCGAGGCGTACCTTTTACTatagtgaaaagaaaaaaagatcctATAAAGATTTAATTAGCAGTTAAATTTTTAAGAGACCTGGTGCCCAAATTCTGGGGGTGGGGGGATGAGGCTCATTTATAGGTGAAGACATTGGAGTTCAGTTGGTTTTATATTTGTCGGTATTCAGAAGAGTTTCAGAGAATGTTAGGGGGGTAAAAGTCATCAATATTAATATTAGAAGTTGACATTTGAGACTGGGGATATATTATGTTCTGTATGCGTCTGAAAGGTGGATGTGAAAGAGACTGGAATATATTATGTTCTGGGATATTTATTTCTGTGGGACTTGGTttgtctttctctttttctcctccccccccctctcttagggcttgtttggcaaagacatgtacataacagaacagagtagtgggttgttagttttgaaattagtaaaaaatgatgatgtgatataaaataaaaagaatttgtataaaaaagtgaaaaagttttgtattttagtgaatttttttatttgaatagtataaaaaattattgatgtgatataaaaagtgaaaaaagtaggaatgttttgatgttgattggtggttgaaaatataaaaaagtgataaaaaaattgcatgaaCAGTAACAGCACTATGCTGTTCTGTTCCGTCCCTAAACAAACAAGCCCTTACTTTCTCATATGTAGTGACATATGGTCTTTAACTTGTGCAGATTTCCAAAGAACATGGTGGTATCATGAGATTCATTCAAGTTTCTTGCTTAGGGGCATCTCCATCATCTCCATCCAAATTCCTAAGAGCTAAAGCTGCAGCAGAGGAAAGTGTTTTGAGAGAATTACCTGAGGTAATACTATTTTTGTTCTCTAACGCAAAGCTGATAATGCCACTTCTTGTGAGTTTTACACAAACTATATGCTAGGAATATGGTTATTGTAAAGCCAGAGTAATCTTAACCAATAAAGCTATGAActagtttttttgataagtaagatattaaaaaaaagcgtaaggcgcccctaagtacacaagaagtatacatagAAGCAAACTCAGCTAACCCAcataaaaacccaagaaaacccacaagaaacccacaggaaacccacaagaaaacccctaacaAGCATATAAGGAACACCGAACCCAACCCCAATACCCCAACAggacccccaaaacccaaaggaaaaaccaagcaaaaacCGAACCCGATGGATGACCCACAGACCCACCCAAGCAATAAAGGCACACAGCTCTACAACATAAAGTCCTTTCCTATCCTACGCCTAGCGGAAGATTTATCGTCGCCATAGTTGATAGAGCTATGCAGATTTAGAAGCTCCCtctttcctttagacttttggcgcgatatcatcttgtcacgctgaaattcttcttccatggcatcccaaATAGCCAACGCCTCGTCCCCAAAAGCATCCTCTAGCGCCCAATCCAAAGGCGACACATCCCAAAGATCAacgtcctcctcccaaaccacaatctccccgttatgatcaaaaccgatcggccaattccgagattgggagaagCTATTACCCTCAACGGATGAAGAAGTGGAGCAACCTCTAGGAGGGGAGGAAGGCCTGACCATCCCTACATCGATAACCTTCCGAGGCGAATCCATAATGGCTGGCTTATTTGGGCGGGGGTTAAGAAACCCTTTTTTGAGAATGCCCGTCTTCACTGGAAGCTCTGCAACTTTCTTCGTTGGAGTCTCTACAGCCGAAACCTTCTTAACAGCTAAGTCGGCAACCATCTTCGATGCTTTCAAGGAGTCTGAAAGAAGCACCTCGTTCCACTTCAACGAAACCCCTTCCCTGAGAACCCTCGCCTTCTTGATATAACTATGAAAAGGCTTCGAGACTACGGGGAACGAAGAGCTCAATTTCTCCCCCAACTCAGTCGCTCCAATGGAAGGAGGGGACGTGAGTTGAGAGGCCGCCACAGAAGCATCGACCGGATTGCAAAGCAGAGGAGGGGACACCAGAGCCGACAGAGAATCAACCTGGACCACCGGAGGAAAAGACACCTGAACCGGCGAGGGGGGAAACCCGAAAGGCTTAGAGGCAGTAGCCCGGCTAGGTACTACCTTCAAGCAGCTAGACTCTTCCCCTGAAAATGAAAATCGAGCTGGAACAACCCCTGGAACAGCCGGCGACGGCGCCGGCGCCGGAAGAACAGGAAGCACCCCTGGGGCTTCATCCCCCGGCAAAGGAACCTCCATACCCCCATGAGGAGAACGAACCAGAGAGGGCCCAGAAGACGACGTCCGAACCGGAGAAGCCTCTGGAACCGCCGGCGACGAAGGCTCCGGCTGAAGAAGAGCAAGAGACGGCGCCGGAAAAGGAGACGCCCCAAGAGCTGCTATACCCTCCTCTGACGAAGGAGCCACCAAACCTCCAGGAGA
The Alnus glutinosa chromosome 14, dhAlnGlut1.1, whole genome shotgun sequence genome window above contains:
- the LOC133858027 gene encoding NADH dehydrogenase [ubiquinone] 1 alpha subcomplex subunit 9, mitochondrial, with amino-acid sequence MQAIARRVGQQSLKPASPSISSLKSIYPLSDHCYGADHPRYGSTLATKGVGHLVRKGTGGRSSVSGIIATVFGATGFLGRYLVQQLAKMGTQVLVPFRGSEDSHRHLKLMGDLGQIVPMKYNPRDEDSIKAVMAKANVVINLIGREYETRNFGFEEVNHSMAEQLAMISKEHGGIMRFIQVSCLGASPSSPSKFLRAKAAAEESVLRELPEATIMRPAAMVGTEDRLLNQWARFAKKYGFLTLIGDGSTKIQPVYVVDVAGAIVSALKDDGTSMGKVYELGGPEVFRVHELAEIMFDTIREWPRYVKVPFPVAKAFAMPREILLKKVPFPLPNPEIFNLDQILAATTDTVVSENALTFNDLEIVPHKLKGYPIEFLIQYRKGGPQFGSTVSEKVSPDAWP